The genomic segment AAGCTTGGTGTCATGGTTATGGCATATTAGTCAGCCTCTGCCTCTTCCCGTAGTGTAGCGTCAGGGCCTCATGCTTTGCATCTGCCATCCTGTGGCTCAGCTTCAAATGGCGTCCTAGTGTGCCTGGTGGTTTTTGAGACAGTGGTCAGGCTACCTATAGATTAAAGCTCTATTCAAACACAGGGCTGTCTATCTCTATTAAACTTAAACCTTCTAAATTCCATGAAGCCTGTAGGAGATTATTTGATAATTGGTTTATATTTAGCCCAGTGACTGTGCTGGGCATAGAAAAGACAGAGTATAGATCCACCTTAAAGTGCCCCGCCCAAGTTAGGGAGTGGTTTCCGTGAAGCTGTTGATCAGCTCTTGACTCTTCTAATATATTgcgcttactttttttttttaacttaatttttaaaaattgacttacAGAGTTTGgcttaaatttttataaagttttaatcCATTAACCAGGGTTGTACTGTATGGAATATTGCTTGAAATAATCAAGCCATTAGCTAGAATGTTGGATGCGTTTACATTTGGGAAACTAAGAAGTATAAAGacctctcattttttaatttaaaacaactgtGAATTATTTAAGAGAGGCTGTTAGTTTTGGCTTGGTTGTCTTGTGTTTTAATTGTTAATCGTGAAGCTTTTTTGTGGAGTTAGACAAGTTGATATaaaagttcatatggaaaaacaaatgtgCAAGAATGGCCTGGAAAACCTCAAAAAGCCTGAAAACCTACAAGGGAGGACTAGCCCAAGCTTACATAAAAACCATACTATAAAGCCTCTAATTATAATAGTAGGTACTGGTATGTGAAGAGACAACAGACCAGTGGGATAGAAtagaaagcagaaatagaccAAGTACCTAAGAAAATTTAGTATATGGTAAATCAGAGGGCAAATatggacatttttttaaactgaggtttagttgatttacaatattatgtttcaggtgtacaacatagtggttcacaatttttaaggaTTATACTGCATTTGTAGTTACAAAATATTGGAAAGGTAGACTTTTCAGTAGATGGTGCTATGGCAAGTGGGTAAccatttggaaaaagataaaattagaccCATACTTCACAccatacaaaagaaaaaactccAATGGATCAGAGAtctaaatgaataaacaatgaaAGCATACATGTTCTAGAAGAAAATACCTTGCTTTAAGAAAAGACTTGCTAATTGACTTGGAATCCAGagggaataaaagataaaattttactgCATAAATGTACTGGGGTACATAGCAATTCATGGGGAAACACTAGAGGCATTTCCATTAAGAGAACAACAAGGTAGTGATGCCCATTTTGTCTGCCACTGTTCATTCACACTGTATTAGAGATTTTGCCAGTTGTAATTAGATAAATCAATTGTGGGGTGCAGGAATTGGTAAAGAAGGACTAAAGCTATCTCTTGTCTGCAGGTGATATGGTAGTATGCCTGGAAAACCCTAGAGAGTCAATGACGGAACTAAACTAagtgataaatgaattcagtaagatagcaggatataaaattaacatacagaaaccaATAACTTTTCTATACTAAAATAATAACCAGaggacataaaaggaaaaaaaaaaaacctgtttacaATGGCAACAGAGAAGATGAAATAGGAAtaaaactaaagagaaataagcaaaacCTCTAAGAGAAACTTGAAAACACTCCTTGAAAGATACAGaggtagggaattccctggtggctcagtggttaactgcctgccagtgcaggggacatgggttcaatccctggcctgggaagatcccacatgccatggagccgctaagcccgtgggccacaactactgagtccacagctatgagcctgcatgctgcatcaagaacctagagcccatgctccgcaacaagagaagccaccacaatgagaagcccgagcaccacaacgaagagacgaagagtagcccccccccccccccgcccggtttgtggcagctagagaaagcctgtgcacagcaacgaggacccaacacagccaataaatttaaaaagaaagaaagaaagagagatacAGAGGTAGGCTTGAACAAATGGAAAGGTAGCCCTTTTTCTTGGCTAGGGCAGTTCAACATTATAAAATGGCAGTTTTcccaaaattaatttataaatttaatgcaacaccaaaaaagaaaaacctacaaacTTGTTTCTGTGGAGTTAGACAAGCTAATACTGCAGATCACCTGGAAGAGTAAACATGCAAGAGTTATTAACGGAGGCCCTTTTCTTTAGGATAActgggatgatgatgatgacgaaaaaaaagaggaagcagaAGTAAAGCCAGGTGAGCAGTCGGGGTTCTTCCATTTTTGGTTTTATACTTAATGAACATCTGATGCTTATGTTAAGACAAATGACACAATGCCTACAAAATTggaaattttggttatttttagaaAGCAAACATCCTTCGGTTTCcacttcattctcttctccctgcatctcctctctctcctcaaaaCACAATCGGATTAGATACCTGCAGATTTTCTCTTTGAGGGCTTTTGTTAAAGGAGAGAGTAGAGGATGAGGCATCATAGTTGAAGGATGCTGCCTAAAGGACTGTGGGGAAATATGAAGGGAGATGTTTGGATCTTAGGGGTCGATTAGATAGGAGAAAGGAAGAGTCCCAGAACTTTCCTGTTCTTATTTGCCAGGAAATCACCATATGAAATTGGAGCTGGGTGAAGTTTGGTCTCTTGAAATATATAAGTATTATGCCTATCTCATTCataaactggaaaatattcaAGACAACTGtgattaaaacatttctttactttcagaagtaaaaattccagaaaagaaaaaaatagcagagaagataaaagagaaagaacggcagcagaagaaaaggcaagaagaaattaaaaagagggtaagtactatttattttctaaaatacagaaTTCTCACATCAGTAGTGGTGCAGTATCTTAAGAGGCGAGGCAATATTAGCTAATCATTTGAAGGGCTTTGTAAAGACTGTAAATGGATACCATCAGATAAGGTGATCCCAGCAAACTGAACTTGTGGTTTGAAAGGCCAAACTCAAAAGCTTTGTGTATTAGAATGCCTTTTTAAGTTTTCAGAGAGATTTGGGAACAGTCCTGATGGTGTTGTGACCATAGTCAGTGATTTTTGTCAGTGTCTGCagttctctctagttgtgattagtctttttttttgcagtgtaCATTTTGAGTGAATACAAAAAGTGTCCATTTCTCTGCCGTGTAGTGtataaatgtttttgttcttgATTATTTGAAGCAAGATCGGGAATTTTGTGTTAATTTACTTGCTTTTTGAATACAAAACACACTACATGATTCAAAAATCAGAAGGGTGTTAAGCACTCCCAATTCTTCACTTGTTTGTCCTGTTTCTCTCCCTCTATCCCATAAGTACTGGTTTATGACGTCTCCAAggttactttatatatatttgcatacaaCTATATAGTCATATTCCTcctgttttttatagttttaacctTGCTTTATTTACTATATCATAGAAATCTTGCCATAGATCATAGCgacctttcttattttatttttaacctgggCCCCCCGCAGTGAAAAATGCCCAGtactaaccactgaaccaccagggaattcccttgacttttcattaagaaaaatttcaagaagATAGCATAATGGATAATCATACAAATCACCTAGATTTAACAGTTGTTAATATTTTGCAATACTTGctttatctgttctttttttttttgctaaaatataATCAAGTAAATAACAAACAGTATTCATTTTACctttaaatacttcagtgtgtttCACTGAAAAAGCAAGAATATTTTTCACACGATTACATTCCTAATATAATGAGCAATAACTTTTTAACATCATCTAATATTCAGTTTATATGCATTTCTTTAATTGTCCCCCAAATGTCCTTAGATACGATTTGTTCCAGCCAGGAGCTTGCATTTACTTGGCATTTACTTGGTTGTTAATATATCCTAAATCTCCTGGagtgtctgtctttctctttaaaatgacATTGACTTATTGAAGAGAGCAGGGCAGTTGTCTACACCCCACCTTCTAGATCTGTCTTATTGCTTCCTTGTAGTAACAATTTCTTATAACTTGTCAGTGAAGTCTAAAAGTTTGATTGGATTCAGAGTAAACATCTTTTGTTGGAATACTTCAGAGGTAATGCTGTATGCTTCATATTGCATCACGGCACATCAGGAGTCATGTAATGTCTATCCTATCATTAGTGATGCTAAAATTGATTACTGGGTTAAGTTGGTGATAGCGTGATCCTTCTGTTGtaaaattaattacatatttcttCTTACAGGTAATCCAGTTTCACGTCAACTTATCACCCAGTAGTTTTAGTGTCATTGATGATCATTGTCTAATTATTTCTTCAGAGATTGCAGAAATggtgatttttcattttatgacttctccattttttattggctggcttttttttcttcttttttgctatttGGTTACTTTGGATATAGTTTGTACTAGAAGATGGAAAAGCTTAATTCTTTTAATTACCAATTTTCAGAGTAAGGAGGGGGTGTAATAACTTTAAGTGGTGAAAAATGAGGAATTTTgtgggttttaattttttctttttgagtgaaTTTATGGACTTACAGgtttttatacatttcatttggatacagtgattttttttattttcgaTGCTTAAATTGTCGCAACATTGGACAGTAGGAGGTCCCTCTGAGTTGTTCCTCTCTTCATCCTTTTGACAGAACTCCATTAGTCTTTGAAAGGTTCCTTGTTTTCTGGCACAATAAGTAGTGCTGGCTTATCTGATAAACTGTCTTAGGCCTGGAATCAGCTACTAAGATTCCTTTTTAGTAGCAAATTGTCATGGCCAACAATGTGTGAGAATGTCTGTTTTCCCCCAGTCAGGAACATTTTAGAtgctttttaataatttgtatttgtatatCTAAAAATATCTACATGTGTGTTTATATGATCAGAACAagcaatggattttttttttcctaatttatttctttagctgtgttaggtcttcattgctgcatgtgggctttctctagttgtggagagcgggggctactctttgttgtggtgcatgggcttctcattgttgtagAGCACcagctgtaggtgcatgggcttccgtagttgcggtgcataggctcagtagttgtggcatacgggcttagttgccccgtggcatgtcggatcttcctggccagggactgtcccctgcattggcaggcagattcttaaccactgcgccaccagggaagtccccaagcaaTGGATTCTTATAGCTCAGTCTAAGAAGTTATATTGATTTGATCTTTCTTGGTCATTGAAATTAGAATTACACTCATTTTGCTGTATCTTGCTATTTCTGCAACATAAAGAAACctttgagtaaattaattttatctttaaatcagGTATTGAATTAAGATATActgtattcagtttttttttttttttaatatttaattaacttatttatggctgtgtcaggtcttagttgcagcacgcaggatcttctgttctggtgtgtgggatctttcattgaggCATGGGGGTAGGGacttccctctagttgtggcgtgcaggtttttctctctagttgtggtgctcaggcttcacaGTGCATGGGCCCTGTAgcctgcagcatgcgggctcaatagttgtggcatgttgccccccggggcatgtgggatcttcgttccctgatcagggattgaacctgcatcccctgcattagaaggcaggttctttaccactagaccactagggaagtcccaagatataTTCAGTTTTGTAGCAGGAAATACTTAATGATATTCAGGTCTACTAAAACAGTTGAgatatttccctttttctttctagaaagtGTTCTGAGATTTCCTAACTTGGCATAATGACgtttctcatttcatcttctccatgagaaataaaatgtgatcCGTTTCAGAGGTGGACTTCTGAATCAAAATCTTCAAACCGCACAGGCACGGATGACTATGAATGGCACAAATTCCCTTCACCTTTTTCCCACTTTGATAAATATCAAAGATATCCCCTGGTAGTAACATATTTGTTGTAAAAAATATCACAGAATATAGAAAGGATATATATTAAACTAACTCCCATCTCAGAGAAGtggaataaaaagatgaattttttttttttttaattcgttgaaaaaagtgttttgttgtgtCGATATTGTATTGTTATATGGATATGCCATATACTTTAACCATTCTGTTATggaacatttaggttgtctctaaatttatttgatattatgaataataccCCATTTGACCTCCTTTTGGTTAAATATCTGTGTGCATCTTTAGTTTCTTAAGATGActgcctagaagtggaattatttgATTAAAGcatataagaatatttttaagactTGATAAATATTAACGAGTTACCCTAGAAAGGTTGTTTCAATATACACTCTTAGCCAAGCTATATGAGAGTGCCATTTTCAATTTGTCTGCACTCTcaattccttaatttaaaaaaattaccataaaatAAACCCGGTTTTCAAATCTCAACTCTGTCACATTACCACCTCTGTTAACCTTCTGTTACCATGGGCAGGTTGCTTAACCTGTCTGTGCCTCAGGTGTTTTCCTGTAAAATTGGGATAAGAATATCTAAAAGAATGCCTGAAATACAGTGATCACTTTATAAGTGCTTACTATTATTTATATGtgtctagaaaaaaaattcatgcaaTACAGAAATGTACTGGGTCCATTATAATCCCAGCCCTTTTCAAACTTCATTGCTGTCTCATTTTAGTTAGAAGAACCAGAAGAACCTAAAGTGCTAACACCAGAAGAACAATTAGCAGATAAACTGCGGCTAAAGAAATTACAGGAAGAGTCAGACCTTGAATTAGCAAAAGAAACTTTTGGTAAGTGGGGGTGTGATAACAGTGCAGTATTGAAATTCCAAGTGAATACTGTAGAAGTCTTAATAGTTAAGGAAATTCAGAAAACGTCTTCTTTTTTGAAGAGACATAATATTGGCTAATTTAGGTATTAGAAAGcagtttttaatctcttttgtTTATGTTTGAGATTTCATTACTTAAGGTAAAGTGAGATACATGTTCagatttttgaataatttattttgagtATTGTATAAAAGGTGATTAAGATAAAAAGTCATTGGACCCAAATAAagtatagttttatttatataaatttatttgttttcttattcatttattggctgttttgggtcctcaatgctgtgcgcaggcttctctagttgcagctttctctaattgtggagagcaggggcctactcttcgttgtggtgcatgggcttctcattgcggttgcttctcttgttgcggagcacaggctctaggcatgtaggcttcagtagttgtggcacacaggcttagttgccccgtggcatgtgggatcttcccggaccagggctcgaacctgtgtcccctgcattggcagccagattcttaaccattgcgccaccagggaagccctataacTGCTGCTTTAAATGCATGTATTAGCTGGGTGAAATTTGGGTGAAATGTGAAGTCTGTAGCTTTTGAGATTTAAATATTGAACTGACTGTAGGACTGTCCTGTTGTCTTAAGTCTGGATAAGATTTAGACAAGAGCATGCTAGTCCCAATGGGGCATTCAGCTTTGGTTGTGCTTTCTTGTGCTCAGGGTCATTTCTTTCTGTACCCCTTCTTGGCCTTCACCATGCTGTAACTTTAGAGGATTTCCATTTCTGTGTGCCATGCCTGGAGCTGTGGTTAGTGTATAAAAGATATGTTCAGGATTCTGTAAATTGATAAGTTCAGAGTGTTCTGGGGGAGTGTTACATGGCACAGGGGGCAAAGTAAGAAACATGGTCAGAGAAATAGTTAAAAGATCTCACTTCATTTAACCAAGTTTGTTGTTCTCTCTATTGAGTACTTTTCAGAGTAGAATGTCGTGTTAAAATAGTTAAATAACTTAAATGAAACCTAGAGCCATGAAGGATCTAGTTATTTTgattccctccccacccttcctcttctttatttctattttttttaaagatttatttattattttatttatttatttatttatctttggctgcattgggtcttcgttgctgtgtgcgggctttctctagttgcagccagcggggcctactcttcgttacaatgcatgggcttctcagtgcagtggcttctcctgttgcagagcacaggctctaggcacgtgggcttcagtagttgtggtgcatgggctcaatagttgtggctcacgggcttagctgctgcatggcatgtgggatcttcctggaccaggtctcgaacctgtgtcccctgcattggcaggtgcattcttaaaccactgtgccaccacggaagtccccttcctcttctttaaaatggatCAAGTAGGCTGACTGTAGTGATCATTCTCCTTTTCACTGAAAGTATGACCTCTCCCTGGGTCTCTAGCAATCTCAAGAGTTGCTACGGATGCTCCTATGCACTGGCGAGTGCTTGGCATGGCTTAACTACACTCATCTCATTACAGAGGGCATTTGGCCACTATCCTGTCCTAATAGGGTGATAAAAGCACCCATGTGTTTATTAAAAAGGATTTATGTGGTAATAAAGTGTAAGATGGGACACCAGTTATagattaaaaggcaaaaacatGTATTCCTACAGTGATCATTTGGTAAATAggactttttaagaatttttatttatttttttggttgtgttgggtcttggttgcagcaggtatgctccttagttgcggctcacgggctccttagttgtggcatgtgaactcttagttgtggcatgagtgtgggatctagtttcctgaccagggatcgatcccaggccccctgcaataggagcatggagtcttaaccactgtgctaccagggaagtcccagttaatGAGATTTTAATGTTGTGTTTCTCATACTAAAATACTGgatcagtgttatttttttttaaatttatttaaaattttatttacttatttattggctgcattgggtctttgttgctgtgtgtgggctttctctagttgcagtgagcgggggctgttctttgttgcggtgcgtgggcttctcagtgcgatggcctctcttgttgtggagcatgggctctaggcgtgcaggcttcagtagttgtggcttgtgggctctagagcacagactcagtagttgtggtgcatgggcttagttgctctgtggcatgtgggatcttcccagacaagggattgaacccgtgtctcctgaattggcaggcggatttttaaccactgcgccaccagggatgtcccagtgTTATTGTTAACAACTGATTTACTTGATTATTGAGGAGTATACAGAAGCATAGTGTTTCATAATCTAGAGTCTGGTGAAGCCTGTGggccccttcttttttttaaacaaattaattaattaattaattaatttattggctgcattgggtcttcattgctgtgctcaggctttctctagttgtggaggggggcactactctttgttgcggtgtgcaggcttctcattgcagtggcttctctttgctgagcacaggctctaggcacgcgggcttcagtagttgtggcttgtgggctctgttgttgtggctcacgggctctagagcacaggctcagtagttgtggcattcaggcttagttgctctgtggcatgtgggatcttcctggaccagggctcaaaccctgtgttccctgcattggcaggcggattcttaaccactgcaccaccaggggagcccctggGTCCCttcttaatatacttttttttaaatgtgtaaaatacGTTTTCTGTCTCCGGCCGCCGCTGCGAGAGCTGCCGCCATGTCCGCGCATCTGCAGTGGATGGTGGTGAGGAACTGCTCCAGCTTCTTGATCAAGAGGAACAAGCAGACGTACAGCACCGAACCCAATAACCTGAAGGCCCGCAACTCCTTCCGCTACAATGGGCTCATCCACCGCAAGACTGTGGGCGTGGAGCCGGCGGCAGACGGCAAAGGCGTCGTGGTGGTGATGAAGCGGAGATCCGGCCAGCGAAAGCCGGCCACGTCCTATGTGCGGACCACCATCAACAAGAATGCCCGGGCCACCCTCAGCAGCATCCGGCACATGATCCGGAAGAACAAGTACCGCCCGGATTTGCGCATGGCCGCCATTCGCAGAGCCAGCGCCATCCTGCGCAGCCAGAAGCCTGTGATGGTGAAGAGGAAGCGGACCCGCCCCTCCAAGAGCTCCTGAGTGATCTGTCCCTTCCCCAAATCAATAAAGCTGTcaacctccaaaaaaaaaaaaaaaaatgtgtaaaatacacAGGATTTTACTTAACAAAGGAAACCTGTTATATTGAAGTAGGCATCAAAATATTGAAGTAATGTGTGATACAGTAATTATGTACAAACCACTTGAATTCTTTCCAGGGATTTCAGTGGACTCCAGTTAAGAACCTCTGTtttagaatgaaataaataacaGGGTTATTCAGATATCTAATTAGTTTCTAAACTTTAATCTTTCTGATATTTTCCGTGTCGCCTTTCTCCTACAGGTATTAATAATACAGTTTATGGAATAGATGCTATGAACCCGTCTTCAAGAGATGACTTCACAGAGTTTGGAAAGTTactaaaagataaaattacacAATATGAAAAGTCACTATATTATGCCAGTTTTTTGGAAGCCTTAGTTCGAGATGTGTGTATTTCATGTAAGTAATTCTAACCTCTGGCCTCTGGG from the Hippopotamus amphibius kiboko isolate mHipAmp2 chromosome 2, mHipAmp2.hap2, whole genome shotgun sequence genome contains:
- the EIF3J gene encoding eukaryotic translation initiation factor 3 subunit J isoform X1 gives rise to the protein MAAAAAAAAAGDSDSWDADAFSVEDPVRKVGGGSTAGGDRWEGEDEDEDVKDNWDDDDDEKKEEAEVKPEVKIPEKKKIAEKIKEKERQQKKRQEEIKKRVIQFHVNLSPSSFSVIDDHCLIISSEIAEMLEEPEEPKVLTPEEQLADKLRLKKLQEESDLELAKETFGINNTVYGIDAMNPSSRDDFTEFGKLLKDKITQYEKSLYYASFLEALVRDVCISLEIDDLKKITNSLTVLCSEKQKQEKQSKAKKKKKGVVPGGGLKATMKDDLADYGGYDGGYVQDYEDFM
- the EIF3J gene encoding eukaryotic translation initiation factor 3 subunit J isoform X2 — translated: MAAAAAAAAAGDSDSWDADAFSVEDPVRKVGGGSTAGGDRWEGEDEDEDVKDNWDDDDDEKKEEAEVKPEVKIPEKKKIAEKIKEKERQQKKRQEEIKKRLEEPEEPKVLTPEEQLADKLRLKKLQEESDLELAKETFGINNTVYGIDAMNPSSRDDFTEFGKLLKDKITQYEKSLYYASFLEALVRDVCISLEIDDLKKITNSLTVLCSEKQKQEKQSKAKKKKKGVVPGGGLKATMKDDLADYGGYDGGYVQDYEDFM
- the LOC130845171 gene encoding 60S ribosomal protein L28-like; this translates as MCKIRFLSPAAAARAAAMSAHLQWMVVRNCSSFLIKRNKQTYSTEPNNLKARNSFRYNGLIHRKTVGVEPAADGKGVVVVMKRRSGQRKPATSYVRTTINKNARATLSSIRHMIRKNKYRPDLRMAAIRRASAILRSQKPVMVKRKRTRPSKSS